A single region of the Mesotoga sp. BH458_6_3_2_1 genome encodes:
- the tuf gene encoding elongation factor Tu has product MAKEKFERSKPHLNIGTIGHIDHGKTTLTAAITKSLGFKGLADFSPFDSIDKAPEEKARGITINVSHIEYQTEKRHYAHIDCPGHADYIKNMITGAAQMDGAILVVAATDGVMPQTREHVLLARQVNVPAMVVYINKVDAVDDEELVELVEEEVRELLSAQEFPGDELPVIKGSALKALEADSPNEWTESIYELMKACDDYFPDPVRETDKPFLMPVEDIFTITGRGTVVTGRIERGAVHVGDEVEIIGLSYETKKTVCTGVEMFRKLLDEGQAGDNIGALLRGVAKEEVKRGQVLAKPGSITPHRKFTANVYVLKKEEGGRHSPFTKGYRPQFFIKTADVTGEIADLPEGVEMVIPGDNVDMTIQLIYPVAIEKGLRFAIREGGRTVGAGVVSSIVE; this is encoded by the coding sequence ATGGCTAAGGAAAAATTTGAACGTTCAAAACCACATCTTAACATCGGTACGATTGGACACATTGACCACGGTAAGACTACTCTTACCGCGGCAATTACAAAGAGTCTGGGATTCAAGGGTCTTGCTGACTTCTCCCCGTTTGACTCAATTGACAAGGCACCGGAGGAAAAAGCAAGAGGAATCACAATCAACGTTTCTCATATCGAGTACCAGACTGAAAAAAGACATTACGCCCACATCGACTGTCCAGGTCACGCTGACTATATCAAGAATATGATCACCGGAGCCGCTCAGATGGATGGAGCTATTCTTGTTGTCGCTGCTACTGACGGTGTTATGCCTCAGACGAGGGAGCACGTTCTTCTTGCGAGACAGGTCAACGTTCCCGCAATGGTTGTCTACATAAACAAAGTGGATGCAGTTGATGATGAAGAACTTGTCGAACTCGTAGAGGAAGAGGTAAGAGAACTACTTTCCGCTCAAGAATTCCCGGGCGACGAGCTCCCCGTGATCAAGGGCTCTGCACTGAAGGCACTGGAAGCTGACAGTCCAAATGAGTGGACAGAGAGCATATACGAACTTATGAAGGCCTGCGACGATTACTTCCCGGACCCTGTCAGAGAAACTGATAAGCCTTTCCTTATGCCGGTGGAGGATATCTTCACAATTACAGGAAGAGGAACGGTAGTTACTGGAAGAATTGAGCGTGGAGCTGTTCATGTCGGCGATGAAGTTGAGATAATTGGTCTTTCTTATGAGACAAAGAAGACAGTATGTACCGGTGTGGAAATGTTCAGAAAACTCCTTGACGAAGGGCAGGCCGGTGACAATATCGGAGCACTTCTGAGAGGCGTAGCAAAGGAAGAAGTCAAGAGAGGTCAGGTGCTTGCAAAACCAGGATCAATAACACCTCACAGGAAATTCACGGCAAACGTCTATGTTTTGAAGAAGGAAGAGGGAGGCCGCCACTCTCCGTTCACAAAGGGATACAGGCCGCAGTTCTTCATTAAGACTGCAGATGTTACCGGGGAAATCGCAGATCTTCCCGAGGGTGTTGAAATGGTTATTCCTGGCGATAACGTTGATATGACTATCCAGCTTATCTACCCCGTTGCGATTGAGAAGGGTTTGAGATTTGCAATTCGTGAGGGTGGCAGGACAGTTGGCGCCGGAGTTGTCAGCTCAATAGTTGAGTGA
- the rpsJ gene encoding 30S ribosomal protein S10: protein MAKQKIRIRLKAYDHKLLDLSAKKIVEAVKLTNAKVSGPVPLPTERTLYTVLTSPHKFKDAREQFEKLVHKRLIEILDPTPKTIDSLMKVDLPAGVDVEIKL, encoded by the coding sequence ATGGCCAAGCAAAAAATCAGGATTCGCTTGAAGGCTTACGATCATAAACTGCTTGACTTGTCGGCCAAGAAGATTGTCGAAGCTGTAAAGCTCACCAATGCCAAGGTATCGGGTCCGGTGCCATTGCCAACGGAGAGGACGCTCTACACTGTTCTAACTTCGCCACACAAGTTTAAGGATGCAAGAGAGCAGTTTGAGAAGCTTGTTCATAAGAGGTTGATTGAGATACTAGATCCTACGCCAAAGACTATAGATTCTCTTATGAAAGTCGACCTCCCCGCAGGTGTAGACGTGGAGATTAAACTGTAA
- the rplC gene encoding 50S ribosomal protein L3, translating into MKGILGRKLGMTTIYKDGKAFGVTVVKAGPCTVVQKKTSEGGEYDAIQVGFEELTPERAKKILTKPLVKKFEAVKVKPHRVLKEFKVGNINDFNVGDIIEAGVFSEGEKVDVTGFSKGRGFSGAMKRWNFRGGEASHGSKFHRELGSVGNHTDPAKIWKGKKMPGQYGNEKKTVKNLTIVKVDAENGLLAIYGAVPGARGGLLVIKSANR; encoded by the coding sequence ATGAAAGGTATATTGGGTAGAAAACTCGGTATGACAACTATATACAAAGATGGAAAAGCCTTCGGAGTTACCGTAGTGAAAGCCGGTCCGTGTACAGTAGTACAGAAAAAGACGAGTGAAGGCGGCGAATACGACGCCATTCAAGTTGGATTCGAAGAGCTTACACCGGAAAGAGCAAAAAAAATACTGACAAAGCCTCTGGTGAAGAAGTTTGAAGCGGTAAAGGTCAAACCACATAGAGTTCTCAAAGAGTTCAAGGTTGGTAACATCAATGACTTCAATGTTGGTGATATCATAGAAGCTGGTGTCTTTTCTGAAGGCGAAAAGGTAGACGTAACTGGATTTTCTAAGGGTAGAGGTTTTTCCGGCGCGATGAAGAGATGGAACTTCAGAGGTGGAGAAGCTTCTCATGGTTCGAAATTTCATAGAGAACTGGGTTCTGTGGGTAATCACACTGATCCTGCGAAGATCTGGAAGGGTAAGAAGATGCCCGGTCAGTACGGTAACGAAAAGAAGACTGTAAAGAATCTAACCATAGTAAAAGTCGATGCAGAGAATGGACTCTTAGCCATTTATGGTGCAGTTCCAGGAGCGAGGGGCGGCCTCTTAGTAATTAAGAGCGCAAACAGATAG
- the rplD gene encoding 50S ribosomal protein L4, translated as MAQADVVNMAGQKVGTVELIESVFNVEPNKDLMFRYVNMQLSGRRAGLASAKTRSEVRGGGRKPWAQKHTGRARVGSTRSPLWRHGGVIHGPKPKDWSFNMTKKMKKVALRSALSLRLNEGNLIVLDDLKFDNPKTKQLREVLSNLGLDKSQKTLFVLPWQKDEYQNVRLSGKNIYGVKVIIADNPGNTAVTSKTNIDGLNVYDIINHEKLVITTDLVRKIEEVLG; from the coding sequence ATGGCTCAAGCCGACGTTGTGAATATGGCCGGCCAGAAAGTTGGCACAGTCGAATTGATAGAAAGCGTCTTTAACGTTGAACCGAACAAAGATCTGATGTTCAGATACGTTAATATGCAACTTTCAGGGAGACGTGCCGGACTGGCTTCGGCCAAGACAAGATCAGAGGTTAGGGGCGGGGGAAGAAAACCCTGGGCCCAGAAACACACTGGAAGAGCAAGAGTAGGTTCAACGAGAAGTCCGCTTTGGAGACACGGTGGAGTAATTCATGGACCGAAGCCAAAAGACTGGTCGTTCAACATGACCAAGAAAATGAAGAAGGTTGCGCTACGATCTGCTCTAAGTCTCAGACTCAATGAAGGCAATCTAATAGTCTTGGATGATCTCAAGTTCGACAATCCAAAGACAAAGCAGCTCAGAGAGGTCTTGAGTAATCTTGGACTCGATAAGTCGCAGAAGACACTCTTCGTTCTGCCATGGCAGAAAGACGAGTATCAGAACGTTAGACTCTCCGGGAAAAACATTTATGGCGTGAAGGTAATAATAGCGGATAATCCTGGAAATACGGCCGTCACCAGCAAGACAAATATCGACGGACTTAACGTTTATGACATTATAAATCACGAAAAGCTTGTGATCACGACTGATCTTGTTCGTAAGATCGAGGAGGTGCTCGGTTAA
- the rplW gene encoding 50S ribosomal protein L23: MTEQKYYGDVLLRPLITEKTVASGEMNKYIFEVHRDANKYTVKAAVEKLFNVKVEQVNIMNMKGKPKKRGVFIGKSRSWKKAIVTLVTGYRIKELEGQH; encoded by the coding sequence ATGACTGAACAGAAGTATTACGGAGACGTTCTCCTCAGACCGCTGATCACTGAAAAGACAGTTGCTTCTGGTGAAATGAACAAGTACATTTTTGAGGTACATAGAGATGCCAATAAGTATACGGTCAAAGCCGCCGTGGAGAAGCTTTTCAATGTTAAGGTTGAACAGGTAAATATCATGAACATGAAGGGAAAACCAAAGAAACGTGGTGTCTTTATTGGCAAGTCGAGGTCCTGGAAGAAAGCAATCGTTACTCTTGTGACTGGATACAGGATTAAAGAACTCGAAGGCCAACACTAA
- the rplB gene encoding 50S ribosomal protein L2 yields the protein MALRKFNPVTKSRRSMLLPDFKEVTKTEPEKSLLEPIKNNAGRNHHGRITVRHQGGGTKRRYRVIDFKRDKIGIPAKVISIEYDPNRTARIALLQYIDGEKRYMLAPKGLKVGDGIQNGDQAEISVGNSMPLERIPVGTIVHNIEFLPGKGGQIARAAGTYAQLMAKEGRYALLRMPSGELRRVVVKCMATIGMVGNEEHSNEIHGKAGRKRWLGVRPSVRGMTMNPVDHPMGGGEGRSKGHLPQSPWGQPARGYKTRKNKKPSDNLIVKRRNQN from the coding sequence ATGGCATTGAGAAAGTTTAATCCCGTCACCAAAAGCAGAAGGTCTATGCTTCTTCCGGACTTCAAGGAAGTTACGAAGACTGAACCGGAAAAGTCTCTTCTGGAGCCAATTAAAAATAACGCCGGTAGAAACCATCATGGAAGAATAACAGTCAGGCATCAGGGTGGAGGGACAAAAAGGCGTTACAGAGTTATCGATTTCAAGAGAGACAAGATAGGTATTCCTGCGAAAGTCATATCGATTGAGTATGACCCGAACAGAACGGCTAGGATTGCTCTTCTCCAGTACATCGATGGTGAGAAGAGATATATGCTGGCTCCGAAGGGTCTGAAGGTCGGAGATGGTATTCAGAACGGCGACCAGGCCGAAATATCTGTTGGCAACTCCATGCCACTAGAGAGAATTCCTGTGGGTACGATCGTCCACAACATTGAGTTCTTACCCGGTAAAGGCGGTCAGATTGCGAGAGCAGCGGGGACCTATGCCCAGCTGATGGCTAAAGAGGGAAGATATGCACTTCTTAGAATGCCTTCTGGCGAACTGAGAAGAGTTGTAGTGAAATGCATGGCAACGATCGGCATGGTTGGAAATGAGGAACATTCGAATGAGATACATGGAAAAGCAGGAAGAAAGAGATGGCTTGGAGTTCGCCCGTCGGTCAGGGGCATGACCATGAATCCAGTCGATCACCCGATGGGTGGTGGAGAAGGACGTTCTAAGGGTCACCTTCCTCAGAGTCCCTGGGGGCAGCCGGCCAGAGGTTACAAGACAAGGAAGAACAAGAAGCCATCAGATAACCTAATAGTCAAGCGCAGGAATCAGAATTGA
- the rpsS gene encoding 30S ribosomal protein S19 gives MSRSKKKGPYVHPSLLKKIRELNEKGEKKPIKTWSRASMILPEMIGHTIAVYNGMKHIPVYISENMIGHRLGEFSPTRRFGGHADKKSKKGEVR, from the coding sequence ATGTCTAGATCTAAGAAGAAAGGCCCATACGTACACCCGAGTCTCTTGAAAAAGATTAGAGAGCTGAATGAAAAGGGAGAAAAGAAACCCATTAAGACTTGGAGCAGAGCATCCATGATTCTTCCTGAAATGATTGGACACACAATAGCTGTCTACAACGGAATGAAGCATATACCGGTTTACATTTCAGAGAATATGATTGGGCACAGACTGGGTGAGTTCTCTCCCACCAGGAGGTTCGGTGGGCATGCAGATAAGAAGAGCAAGAAAGGCGAAGTCAGATGA
- the rplV gene encoding 50S ribosomal protein L22, with the protein MAQTSQRDKRSVLHKKRKEEKAATPVTQAKAVAKFVRISPRKARSVVNAIRNREVGEAFQILEFSPKKASRLVYKVLRSAVANAENNFGLNIDSLYVEKAVVDDGPRMKRLWPRGRGRADIQQKRFSHITVVVANREEISNPQE; encoded by the coding sequence ATGGCGCAGACGTCACAGAGAGACAAGCGTTCAGTTCTCCATAAGAAGCGCAAAGAGGAAAAAGCAGCAACTCCTGTCACTCAGGCAAAGGCAGTTGCAAAGTTTGTAAGAATCTCCCCTAGAAAGGCGAGATCTGTTGTAAATGCAATAAGAAATAGGGAAGTTGGCGAGGCGTTTCAGATTCTTGAGTTCTCACCTAAGAAGGCCTCCCGTTTGGTTTACAAAGTGTTGCGCTCTGCAGTAGCAAATGCAGAGAATAATTTTGGCCTTAATATCGATAGTCTTTATGTTGAAAAAGCTGTTGTCGATGATGGCCCCAGAATGAAGCGACTGTGGCCGCGAGGAAGAGGAAGAGCTGATATTCAGCAGAAACGATTTAGCCACATAACCGTTGTTGTAGCAAACCGCGAAGAGATTAGCAATCCTCAGGAGTGA
- the rpsC gene encoding 30S ribosomal protein S3, with the protein MGQKVHPYGFRLGVSKDWKARWINEKNYKEYLLEDLKIRDFLKKNYLAAGVSDIYIERPEPGKVVITIKCARPGVMIGKKGSEVKLLRQRLEKLITRQFQLNIEEVKTPETDAILVAEDIASRIEKRASYKRAMKRAIFTAMRKGAKGIKIMVSGRLNGADIARTEWYLEGRLPLQTLRADLDYGYTTAFTKMGIIGVKVWIYKGDVQV; encoded by the coding sequence GTGGGTCAGAAGGTACATCCTTATGGATTCAGGCTTGGTGTCAGTAAAGATTGGAAAGCCCGTTGGATAAACGAGAAGAATTACAAAGAATATCTTCTCGAGGATCTCAAGATAAGGGACTTTCTTAAGAAGAATTACTTGGCTGCCGGAGTTTCCGACATTTACATCGAGAGACCGGAGCCAGGTAAGGTGGTTATTACCATCAAATGCGCCAGACCTGGTGTGATGATTGGAAAGAAGGGTAGTGAAGTCAAGCTGCTAAGGCAGCGGCTGGAGAAGCTTATAACCAGGCAGTTCCAGCTGAATATTGAAGAAGTTAAAACACCCGAGACCGATGCGATCCTTGTTGCTGAGGACATCGCGTCAAGAATTGAGAAGCGAGCTTCCTATAAGAGAGCAATGAAGAGAGCGATATTCACTGCAATGAGAAAGGGAGCTAAAGGGATAAAGATAATGGTTTCAGGAAGGCTGAACGGAGCTGATATTGCCAGGACAGAGTGGTACCTGGAAGGAAGACTTCCTCTCCAGACCCTCAGAGCTGATCTGGACTACGGTTACACCACAGCCTTCACAAAGATGGGAATAATCGGTGTGAAGGTATGGATCTACAAAGGCGACGTACAGGTGTAA
- the rplP gene encoding 50S ribosomal protein L16, producing MLMPKRVKYRKQQRGKMNGKAKGGTIVHFGEWGIKALEPHWISAQQIESCRIAITRTLKRNGNLWIRIFPDKPITSKGIGVRMGKGKGDVEGWVAVVKPGKIMFEIGGVPDQLAKEALEKAASKLPIRTKIVPRYQIGGEL from the coding sequence ATGTTAATGCCCAAAAGGGTAAAATACAGGAAGCAACAAAGAGGTAAGATGAACGGTAAGGCAAAAGGCGGGACCATTGTTCACTTTGGAGAGTGGGGAATAAAGGCCCTCGAACCACATTGGATATCTGCTCAGCAGATCGAGTCCTGCCGAATTGCAATTACGAGAACACTTAAGAGGAATGGTAATCTCTGGATTCGAATCTTCCCTGACAAACCTATTACCTCAAAAGGAATCGGTGTGAGAATGGGGAAGGGAAAGGGAGATGTCGAAGGCTGGGTAGCTGTTGTCAAGCCCGGGAAGATCATGTTCGAAATAGGCGGAGTACCTGACCAGCTTGCGAAAGAAGCTCTTGAAAAAGCGGCTTCAAAACTACCTATCAGAACAAAGATAGTACCGAGGTATCAGATAGGAGGTGAGCTCTGA
- the rpmC gene encoding 50S ribosomal protein L29, producing the protein MKAVELQKFTDEELTQMLEDSKRKLMDLRFQLEMNRLKNHSQITVVKRDIARIKTILRGRELGIRR; encoded by the coding sequence ATGAAAGCAGTTGAACTCCAAAAGTTCACCGACGAAGAACTCACTCAGATGCTCGAGGATTCAAAGAGAAAGCTGATGGACCTCAGGTTCCAGCTGGAAATGAACAGGTTGAAGAACCATTCCCAGATAACTGTTGTAAAGCGCGACATAGCAAGGATAAAGACCATCCTTCGCGGTCGTGAACTGGGGATAAGGAGGTAG
- the rpsQ gene encoding 30S ribosomal protein S17: MPRKTLVGTVVSDKMEKTIVVSVTRTHIHPFYGKTMKTTKKYHADDPEGLAGMGDTVEIEECRPLSKMKKFKLVKVLKKDIYTGEIPETPETVEGSGGDQK, encoded by the coding sequence ATGCCAAGAAAGACACTAGTAGGAACGGTAGTAAGTGACAAGATGGAAAAAACGATAGTGGTGAGTGTTACAAGGACGCACATACATCCCTTCTATGGGAAGACCATGAAGACTACTAAGAAGTATCATGCAGATGATCCAGAAGGTCTTGCTGGAATGGGCGATACAGTTGAAATTGAAGAGTGCAGGCCCCTCAGCAAGATGAAGAAGTTCAAACTCGTGAAGGTTCTCAAGAAGGATATTTACACGGGAGAAATTCCCGAAACTCCCGAGACCGTTGAAGGTTCCGGAGGTGACCAGAAATGA
- the rplN gene encoding 50S ribosomal protein L14, whose product MIQSESYLKIADNSGARMIKVIQVTGGYRKRSGSVGDIVVAAVRDVAPNTDFKKGDIVRAVLVRTAKEIRRPDGTYIRFDDNAAVIIDKQNQPRGTRVFGPVAREIRDKGFSKIASLAQEVW is encoded by the coding sequence ATGATCCAGTCTGAATCATACCTGAAAATCGCAGACAACTCCGGTGCGAGGATGATCAAGGTGATACAGGTCACCGGCGGGTACAGAAAGAGATCAGGAAGCGTAGGTGACATAGTTGTTGCAGCAGTGCGTGATGTGGCGCCAAACACAGATTTCAAAAAGGGTGATATAGTTAGGGCCGTTCTTGTTAGAACGGCGAAGGAGATTCGCAGACCAGACGGCACCTACATTCGCTTCGATGACAATGCTGCGGTTATTATCGACAAGCAGAACCAGCCCAGAGGGACACGTGTCTTTGGACCTGTTGCTAGAGAAATAAGGGATAAGGGATTCTCCAAGATAGCTTCTCTAGCCCAGGAAGTCTGGTGA
- the rplX gene encoding 50S ribosomal protein L24 has product MSRVKREDTVMVISGKDRGKKGKVLKTIPSEKKIIVEGVNFTKKHQRPTNQYREGGIIERESPIYVSKVMVVCPNCNKPTRVAHKILENGEKVRSCKKCGEIIDKV; this is encoded by the coding sequence ATGAGTAGAGTGAAAAGAGAAGATACAGTAATGGTAATATCAGGCAAAGACAGGGGCAAGAAAGGCAAAGTTCTTAAGACAATTCCCTCGGAAAAGAAGATAATAGTCGAGGGTGTCAACTTCACGAAAAAACATCAGAGACCAACTAACCAATACCGTGAAGGCGGAATCATTGAAAGGGAATCGCCAATATACGTTTCCAAAGTAATGGTTGTCTGCCCCAACTGTAATAAGCCTACGAGAGTCGCCCACAAAATTCTTGAAAATGGTGAAAAGGTCAGATCTTGCAAGAAGTGCGGCGAGATAATCGATAAGGTCTGA
- the rplE gene encoding 50S ribosomal protein L5: MTYEYVPLKDKFESEVVPTMTKEFGYKNKLEVPRVSKIVVNMGIGEGSRNADLLDLHGKELMTIAGQKPVVTKAKKSIANFKLRDGMPVGLKVTLRGPRMYNFLYKLINVVLPKLRDFRGVDPDSFDGRGNYAMGLPEQLVFPEIVPDQIKRVQGMDIIVVTTARTDEEARRLLALLGLPFKRVMV, translated from the coding sequence ATGACATACGAATACGTCCCTTTGAAAGATAAATTTGAAAGTGAAGTAGTCCCTACCATGACGAAGGAATTTGGCTACAAGAATAAGCTAGAGGTCCCCAGGGTATCTAAGATAGTTGTCAATATGGGGATTGGCGAAGGTTCAAGAAATGCTGACCTTCTCGATCTACATGGCAAAGAGCTGATGACAATTGCCGGGCAGAAGCCAGTGGTGACGAAAGCCAAGAAGAGCATAGCGAACTTCAAACTTCGTGATGGAATGCCGGTGGGATTGAAGGTTACCCTAAGAGGACCCAGGATGTACAACTTCCTTTACAAGCTTATAAATGTTGTGCTTCCTAAGCTGAGAGACTTCAGAGGCGTTGATCCCGACTCATTCGATGGTAGAGGTAATTATGCAATGGGGCTTCCCGAACAGCTAGTCTTTCCCGAAATTGTACCGGATCAGATAAAACGAGTTCAGGGAATGGACATAATAGTTGTTACAACGGCCAGGACTGATGAGGAAGCAAGAAGATTGTTAGCCCTTCTTGGACTTCCTTTCAAGAGAGTTATGGTCTAA
- a CDS encoding type Z 30S ribosomal protein S14, with protein sequence MAKKSLIEKWKREPKFKVRKYNRCNLCGRPRSVYREFGLCRVCFRQLASEGKLPGVKKASW encoded by the coding sequence ATGGCGAAGAAATCATTAATCGAAAAGTGGAAACGAGAACCCAAGTTCAAAGTAAGGAAATATAACAGATGCAATCTTTGTGGCAGACCTAGATCAGTATACAGAGAGTTCGGTCTTTGCAGAGTGTGCTTTAGACAGCTGGCTTCCGAGGGAAAACTCCCCGGTGTGAAGAAAGCAAGCTGGTGA
- the rpsH gene encoding 30S ribosomal protein S8: MWSDPIADMLTRIRNANAAFKESVDIPSSNLKKKLLDILKAEGYIDDYKYIEDGKQGVLKVFLKYKGDRRHKINVISGIVRISKPGKRMYVNKDKLPKVKSGMGIAIVSTSSGVMTDKQARSQGVGGEVICYVW, encoded by the coding sequence ATGTGGAGTGATCCCATAGCCGACATGCTCACTAGAATAAGAAATGCCAACGCTGCCTTCAAGGAGAGCGTGGACATACCGTCTTCTAACCTGAAGAAGAAGCTTCTGGATATTTTGAAGGCGGAAGGCTATATAGACGATTATAAATATATAGAGGATGGCAAACAGGGTGTTCTCAAAGTCTTTCTGAAATACAAGGGAGACAGGAGGCACAAGATCAACGTCATCTCTGGAATTGTGAGAATTTCTAAACCTGGCAAAAGGATGTACGTAAACAAGGACAAGCTTCCTAAGGTGAAGTCAGGTATGGGAATAGCAATTGTAAGTACTTCCAGCGGAGTGATGACAGACAAGCAGGCCCGTTCCCAAGGCGTCGGCGGAGAAGTCATCTGCTACGTGTGGTAG
- the rplF gene encoding 50S ribosomal protein L6, whose translation MSRLLKHSIKIPAGVSYKIEGNLITVKGPKGELKQELLPLVKIEADEKELWVKSNEDVVIRKSDYKRLAKYAGTFWSLINNMVVGVTQGFVKELEIVGVGYRAQLQGKKLVMNLGYAHPVEIDPPAGIEFEVPAPQAIVVKGIDKYLVGQVAANIKRWRIPIVYSGKGIRYKGEAIRTKVGKKV comes from the coding sequence ATGTCTAGACTACTTAAGCATTCCATAAAAATCCCTGCTGGTGTATCATACAAAATCGAAGGAAACTTGATCACTGTGAAGGGACCTAAAGGCGAGCTGAAACAGGAACTCCTTCCTCTTGTGAAGATCGAAGCCGACGAAAAAGAGCTCTGGGTAAAATCAAATGAAGATGTTGTGATCAGAAAGAGTGATTATAAAAGATTGGCAAAATATGCCGGCACTTTTTGGTCGCTGATAAACAACATGGTGGTGGGCGTTACTCAAGGGTTCGTCAAGGAACTTGAAATCGTTGGAGTAGGATACAGAGCTCAGCTTCAGGGAAAGAAACTTGTAATGAATCTCGGTTACGCTCATCCCGTTGAGATTGATCCTCCTGCTGGAATAGAGTTTGAAGTACCGGCGCCGCAGGCTATAGTTGTCAAGGGAATTGACAAGTATTTAGTTGGCCAGGTTGCTGCGAACATCAAACGATGGAGAATACCGATTGTCTATTCCGGAAAGGGTATACGTTACAAGGGAGAAGCAATTAGAACCAAAGTCGGTAAGAAGGTCTAA
- the rplR gene encoding 50S ribosomal protein L18: MFKHKDKKEQRRKRHLRVRSAISGTPERPRLAVFRSEKHIYAQLIDDSKGVTLVSASTVDKDVKGSIDKSWNIDAAKKVGELLAKKAKDKGITNVVFDRGGFKFHGRVKSLAEGARAGGLQF; this comes from the coding sequence GTGTTCAAACATAAAGACAAGAAGGAACAAAGGCGAAAGAGACATCTTCGCGTCAGGTCTGCAATTTCTGGTACACCGGAAAGACCTAGACTGGCAGTCTTCAGAAGCGAGAAGCACATTTATGCTCAGCTGATCGATGATTCCAAGGGAGTTACCCTTGTTTCGGCATCGACGGTAGACAAAGATGTCAAGGGTTCCATCGATAAGTCATGGAATATAGATGCTGCGAAGAAGGTCGGGGAGCTCCTCGCAAAGAAGGCGAAAGACAAGGGAATCACCAACGTGGTTTTCGACCGTGGGGGATTCAAGTTCCATGGAAGAGTAAAGTCGCTTGCAGAGGGAGCTCGAGCAGGCGGTCTACAGTTCTGA
- the rpsE gene encoding 30S ribosomal protein S5 — MAEEMKNDRNSKSSREGRRNPRASRNAPVEKQVEDNEFEERIIEIRRVTKVVAGGKNLSFRVVAVVGNRDGKVGLGIGSAREVPTAIRKAVLEAKKNVTEVAVRNETVPHETVGRQDSARIMLKPAGPGTGIIANSPVRAVVELAGVKNILTKSLGSSNTLNMARAALNGLISLRSPQDFAKLRDISLKRVFHGISEEAGQ, encoded by the coding sequence ATGGCTGAAGAGATGAAGAATGATCGTAATTCGAAATCTTCACGTGAAGGAAGAAGAAACCCCAGAGCTTCCAGAAACGCTCCTGTAGAAAAGCAGGTAGAAGACAACGAATTTGAAGAAAGAATAATTGAAATAAGAAGGGTTACGAAGGTTGTTGCCGGGGGAAAAAATCTATCCTTTAGAGTAGTTGCCGTTGTGGGCAACCGAGATGGAAAGGTTGGTCTTGGAATCGGCAGTGCCAGAGAAGTCCCTACTGCAATAAGAAAGGCAGTTCTAGAAGCCAAAAAGAATGTTACAGAAGTTGCGGTAAGAAACGAGACCGTACCACATGAGACAGTTGGTCGACAGGATTCTGCAAGGATAATGTTGAAACCTGCTGGTCCAGGCACGGGTATCATTGCCAATTCTCCCGTCAGAGCAGTTGTAGAGCTTGCAGGAGTTAAGAATATCCTAACTAAGTCTCTGGGATCATCAAATACACTTAACATGGCCAGGGCGGCTCTGAATGGTCTGATTAGTCTGAGATCCCCGCAGGATTTTGCGAAGCTCAGAGACATTTCATTGAAGAGGGTCTTCCACGGAATTAGCGAGGAGGCAGGTCAGTAA
- the rpmD gene encoding 50S ribosomal protein L30: protein MARSLRIRLIKSPIGFNRRQLKTVRALGLGKLDSEVVQPDSPQIRGMVNAIRHLLAVEELDD, encoded by the coding sequence ATGGCAAGGAGTTTGAGAATACGATTGATAAAGAGTCCGATCGGCTTTAACAGAAGACAGCTGAAGACAGTAAGGGCGCTGGGTCTTGGTAAGTTGGACAGTGAAGTTGTCCAACCGGATTCTCCACAGATCAGGGGAATGGTTAATGCCATAAGACATCTTCTTGCTGTCGAAGAACTTGATGACTGA